From Cognatishimia activa, one genomic window encodes:
- a CDS encoding TIGR02453 family protein yields MVDTFQSLIPDTRAFLGELAANNNRDWFLANKDRYDSTLKRPAELLLEQAGANLNKALGADVKTKLFRANRDVRFSKDKTPYHQHLHMLWTADLGGRQPLGFFFGIGLEYISIGAGLMGFEKDTLISWRAAIDGPLGADYQSQVEKLGQQGFRIAEPELKRVPAPYDKEHPRGELLKRKSLSAWKDFEAGDIPAPTKALETVFKDLVPLAQMLGGLR; encoded by the coding sequence ATGGTGGATACGTTTCAATCGCTTATTCCTGATACGCGCGCTTTTTTAGGAGAATTGGCCGCGAATAATAACCGTGATTGGTTTTTGGCAAACAAAGATCGCTACGACAGCACATTGAAGCGCCCAGCGGAATTGCTGCTTGAACAAGCTGGTGCCAATCTGAACAAAGCACTTGGCGCTGATGTGAAAACCAAACTCTTTCGCGCAAACCGCGATGTGCGGTTTTCGAAGGACAAAACACCCTATCATCAGCATCTGCACATGCTTTGGACGGCTGATCTTGGCGGGCGGCAACCCTTGGGATTCTTCTTCGGAATCGGGCTTGAATATATTTCCATTGGTGCCGGACTGATGGGGTTTGAGAAAGACACTTTGATCAGCTGGCGCGCAGCCATCGATGGACCACTGGGTGCAGACTACCAAAGCCAGGTCGAAAAGCTCGGTCAGCAAGGCTTTCGTATCGCTGAGCCGGAACTAAAACGTGTCCCCGCACCCTATGACAAAGAGCATCCACGCGGCGAGCTTTTGAAGCGCAAAAGCCTGTCGGCTTGGAAAGACTTTGAGGCAGGCGATATCCCTGCACCAACCAAGGCCCTTGAAACAGTGTTCAAGGACCTTGTTCCCTTGGCTCAGATGTTAGGTGGATTGCGTTAG
- a CDS encoding pyridoxal phosphate-dependent decarboxylase family protein — translation MTEQSLDPKDWERFRSEAHDLLDHCIELMQRADERPWQHVPEDLQAQYAIGQTEAKQADLMTRLRDEVLPYHAGNTHPKYWGWVQGTGMATDVTASMVAAVMNSNCGGRNHGANYMERAVIDWTCRKMGLPETAFGVFVTGTSQATVQAFAAARVRALGSDVRAGGQGEVRLTAYAAAGVHNATKKALELLGVGSANLRLVPLSEGKMNIDALQSMIAEDRAGGAQPFLLVGTAGSVDLGLYDNFHHLADVAAAESMWLHIDGAFGAWTRLAEEPYRSLSDGIERADSIALDFHKWMYVGYDSGLCLVRDGAELRAAFTARPVYLDGKERGVASGEPWFCDYGIDLSRGNRAIKVWMALETLGEDAFTQAITRNCRLASRMAEEVRKHPEMALAQDPVSNVCVFTADASLSLEDQSELNVRIAVELQESGEAVFSTTKVGEVEMLRAAIVNHRTTEAHICEAVQAVADLASK, via the coding sequence GTGACTGAACAATCTCTGGACCCAAAAGATTGGGAACGGTTTCGCTCCGAGGCGCATGATCTTTTGGATCATTGTATCGAACTCATGCAGCGCGCAGATGAACGCCCCTGGCAGCACGTGCCGGAGGATCTTCAGGCGCAATACGCCATCGGCCAGACCGAAGCCAAACAAGCCGACCTCATGACGCGCTTGCGCGACGAGGTCTTGCCTTATCATGCGGGCAACACTCATCCGAAATACTGGGGCTGGGTGCAGGGCACCGGGATGGCGACAGATGTGACTGCCAGCATGGTCGCTGCGGTCATGAACTCCAATTGTGGCGGACGGAACCACGGCGCCAACTATATGGAACGAGCGGTGATCGACTGGACCTGTCGCAAGATGGGCTTGCCGGAAACCGCTTTCGGCGTCTTTGTCACCGGAACGTCTCAAGCCACAGTTCAGGCTTTTGCCGCGGCGCGTGTGCGCGCTTTGGGCAGTGACGTGCGTGCAGGTGGTCAGGGCGAGGTCCGCCTGACGGCCTATGCCGCAGCAGGCGTTCACAATGCGACGAAAAAGGCGCTGGAGCTTTTGGGAGTCGGGTCAGCAAACCTTCGATTGGTGCCTCTGAGTGAAGGCAAAATGAACATCGATGCTCTTCAGAGCATGATCGCTGAGGACCGTGCTGGAGGAGCGCAACCATTTTTGCTGGTTGGCACTGCCGGATCGGTGGATCTTGGGCTCTATGACAACTTCCATCATCTGGCGGATGTGGCTGCTGCTGAAAGCATGTGGCTGCATATCGATGGTGCTTTTGGCGCATGGACACGTTTGGCTGAGGAACCATACCGCAGCCTGTCTGATGGTATAGAGCGCGCGGATTCCATCGCATTGGATTTCCACAAGTGGATGTACGTTGGCTACGACAGCGGGTTGTGCCTTGTCCGTGATGGCGCAGAATTGCGCGCGGCTTTCACAGCGCGGCCGGTTTATCTGGACGGAAAAGAGCGCGGCGTTGCGAGCGGCGAACCTTGGTTCTGCGACTACGGCATCGATCTCTCACGCGGCAACCGCGCCATCAAGGTATGGATGGCTTTGGAAACACTTGGCGAAGACGCTTTTACGCAGGCCATTACCCGAAACTGTCGTTTGGCAAGCCGGATGGCAGAAGAGGTTCGCAAACATCCTGAAATGGCACTGGCGCAGGATCCGGTATCTAACGTCTGTGTCTTCACAGCAGATGCTTCGCTTTCATTGGAAGATCAATCCGAACTGAATGTGCGCATTGCTGTTGAATTACAGGAGAGCGGTGAGGCGGTCTTTTCAACCACCAAAGTTGGCGAAGTTGAAATGCTGCGCGCCGCGATCGTAAATCATCGCACGACCGAGGCGCACATCTGCGAAGCGGTGCAAGCTGTGGCGGATTTGGCGTCAAAATAG
- a CDS encoding urate hydroxylase PuuD — protein MQEWPIIWEWLGFAARWVHVITAIAWIGSSFYFIALDLGLRRDGDFGGADGEEWQVHGGGFYHIRKYLVAPAAMPDHLTWFKWESYSTWLSGFVLLMIVYWTGAELYLVDANKSDMAIWQGILLSAATLGVGWVIYDALCKSPLAEHPTVLMVLLFLLLVVMGYGLNQVFTGRAMMLHLGAFTATIMTANVFFIIMPNQRIVVADLKAGRVPDSKYGKIAKLRSTHNNYLTLPVIFLMLSNHYPLAFATQYNWLIAALVFLMGVTIRHFFNSMHARKGMHWWTWLVTVLLFIAIMWLSQAGPVMKPLEEAEAEMPAHAVQFAEADGFEEARDIVLGRCSMCHAREPVYEGIHRAPKGVLLETDGEIAALAQAIYVQSGVSDAMPPANVSWMEDDERQKIVAWFKNGS, from the coding sequence ATGCAAGAATGGCCGATCATCTGGGAATGGCTGGGCTTCGCCGCCCGCTGGGTGCACGTTATTACGGCAATCGCCTGGATCGGCTCGTCTTTCTACTTCATCGCCTTGGACTTGGGCCTACGCCGCGACGGTGATTTCGGTGGCGCGGACGGCGAAGAATGGCAGGTGCACGGTGGTGGGTTTTACCACATCCGTAAATACCTCGTCGCACCGGCGGCCATGCCCGATCACCTGACGTGGTTTAAGTGGGAGAGCTATTCGACATGGCTGTCGGGCTTTGTCCTCTTGATGATCGTCTATTGGACCGGGGCAGAGCTTTATCTGGTCGATGCCAATAAATCCGACATGGCGATTTGGCAGGGAATTTTGCTGTCTGCAGCCACTCTGGGTGTGGGCTGGGTGATTTATGACGCGCTGTGTAAATCGCCATTGGCCGAACATCCGACCGTCCTGATGGTGCTTTTGTTCTTGCTTCTTGTGGTCATGGGCTACGGCCTGAACCAAGTCTTTACCGGCCGCGCCATGATGCTGCATCTGGGGGCTTTCACGGCCACGATCATGACGGCGAATGTCTTCTTTATCATCATGCCGAACCAACGGATTGTGGTGGCGGATTTGAAGGCGGGCCGGGTGCCTGACAGTAAATACGGCAAGATCGCCAAGCTGCGCAGTACCCATAACAACTACCTCACGCTGCCCGTGATTTTCCTCATGTTGTCAAACCACTACCCGCTGGCCTTCGCGACGCAATACAACTGGCTGATCGCCGCGCTGGTTTTCCTGATGGGCGTCACGATCCGGCATTTCTTCAACTCTATGCACGCCCGCAAAGGCATGCATTGGTGGACGTGGTTGGTGACGGTGCTTTTGTTCATCGCGATCATGTGGCTGTCGCAAGCGGGGCCGGTGATGAAACCGCTGGAAGAAGCCGAGGCTGAGATGCCCGCCCATGCGGTGCAATTTGCCGAGGCTGACGGCTTTGAAGAGGCACGCGATATTGTGCTGGGCCGCTGCTCCATGTGTCACGCGCGGGAGCCGGTTTATGAGGGTATCCACCGCGCCCCGAAAGGCGTGCTGCTGGAAACCGATGGCGAGATCGCGGCGCTGGCGCAGGCGATCTATGTGCAGTCAGGTGTGAGTGACGCCATGCCGCCCGCCAATGTGTCTTGGATGGAAGACGACGAGCGGCAGAAGATTGTCGCTTGGTTCAAGAACGGGTCGTGA
- a CDS encoding HNH endonuclease signature motif containing protein, translating to MKYFTGISEQSIFEALSFSAKLKAQGLELHKHTKGAGAPKDHFIRHKDELHPLKAVIKQAMLREGIDPTQPGRKEFTSHNGRDWLKRTFGIEWVQIPENGLESSQEVERQIKFQQVISRPQQAQFRINVLEAWKGKCAISSCDALAALEAAHLVPVAVGGSDEIENGILLRSDLHKLFDANLVALNPTSNKVHFHSSIENNYSNLIDRSINFPKRSPAIASALKGRWQAYQNLPSH from the coding sequence TTGAAGTATTTTACAGGAATTTCAGAACAATCAATTTTCGAAGCACTTTCCTTTTCGGCTAAACTTAAAGCTCAAGGCCTCGAACTTCACAAGCACACTAAAGGTGCGGGAGCGCCGAAAGACCACTTTATTCGACACAAGGATGAACTCCATCCGCTAAAGGCCGTGATTAAACAGGCAATGTTGCGAGAAGGGATTGACCCTACTCAACCAGGCCGCAAGGAGTTCACCTCTCATAATGGGCGCGACTGGCTCAAGCGAACATTTGGCATTGAATGGGTCCAGATACCAGAAAATGGCCTAGAATCTAGCCAAGAAGTTGAACGTCAAATCAAGTTTCAACAGGTAATTTCCCGGCCACAGCAAGCACAGTTTAGAATTAATGTTCTCGAGGCATGGAAAGGGAAATGCGCAATTAGCAGCTGCGATGCGCTTGCAGCATTAGAGGCAGCGCACTTAGTACCTGTCGCAGTCGGCGGATCAGACGAAATCGAAAATGGCATTCTGCTACGTTCTGATTTGCACAAGCTATTCGACGCAAATCTGGTCGCTCTCAACCCAACGTCAAATAAAGTTCACTTTCATTCATCTATCGAAAATAACTATTCCAATCTTATTGATCGCAGTATCAACTTTCCGAAGCGATCTCCTGCAATAGCCAGCGCATTGAAAGGTCGCTGGCAGGCGTATCAAAATTTGCCAAGCCACTAA
- a CDS encoding pyridoxal phosphate-dependent aminotransferase — MSFLSTTLSRVKPSPTIAMTAKAAELKAQGRDVIGLSAGEPDFDTPENIRNAAKAAIDAGKTRYTAPDGIVELKQAICDKLKRDNGLEYTTKQVSVGTGGKQTLYNALMATLNEGDEVIIPAPYWVSYPDMVLLAGGTPVVAETTLENSFKLTAEQLEAAITPKTKWFIFNSPSNPTGAGYSRDELKALTDVLVKHPHVWIMTDDMYELLAYDDFEFCTPAEVEPSLYDRTLTCNGVSKAYAMTGWRIGYAAGPEHLIAAMRKVQSQSTSNPCTVSQWAAVEALNGTQDFVAPNNEKFVRRRDMAVEMLNAIDGITCPTPEGAFYVYPSIAGLIGKTTPQGTKITDDEAFAIALLEEKDVAIVFGAAFGLSPNFRVSYATSDEALKEALTRITDFCASLT; from the coding sequence ATGTCGTTTTTGTCCACAACCCTCTCGCGTGTGAAACCCTCTCCAACCATCGCCATGACCGCCAAAGCGGCGGAGCTTAAGGCTCAGGGCCGCGATGTCATTGGCCTGTCTGCCGGTGAGCCGGACTTTGATACGCCAGAGAATATTCGCAACGCAGCCAAAGCGGCGATTGATGCGGGCAAAACACGCTACACAGCACCTGATGGCATTGTGGAGCTGAAGCAAGCGATCTGCGATAAGCTGAAACGCGACAATGGTTTGGAATACACAACCAAGCAGGTTTCCGTTGGCACGGGCGGCAAGCAAACGCTTTACAACGCCCTGATGGCCACCTTGAACGAAGGTGATGAGGTAATCATCCCTGCACCTTACTGGGTTTCTTACCCGGATATGGTTCTGCTTGCAGGCGGGACGCCCGTGGTGGCGGAAACAACGCTTGAAAACAGCTTCAAGCTGACTGCAGAGCAATTAGAAGCGGCGATCACACCAAAGACCAAATGGTTCATCTTCAACAGCCCGTCCAACCCGACCGGTGCCGGATACAGCCGTGATGAGCTGAAAGCCCTGACCGATGTGCTGGTCAAACACCCGCATGTCTGGATCATGACAGACGATATGTACGAACTGCTGGCCTATGATGATTTCGAATTCTGCACCCCTGCAGAAGTTGAGCCAAGCCTTTACGACCGGACGCTCACCTGCAACGGCGTATCCAAAGCCTATGCCATGACCGGCTGGCGGATTGGCTACGCCGCTGGGCCAGAGCACCTTATTGCCGCGATGCGCAAAGTCCAGAGCCAGTCGACCTCAAACCCTTGTACTGTAAGCCAATGGGCTGCGGTTGAAGCCTTGAACGGCACTCAAGATTTCGTTGCCCCAAACAATGAGAAGTTTGTGCGTCGCCGGGATATGGCTGTAGAAATGCTGAATGCCATTGATGGGATCACCTGCCCAACTCCTGAGGGTGCATTTTATGTCTATCCGTCCATTGCAGGACTGATTGGCAAAACCACCCCACAAGGCACCAAGATCACAGATGACGAGGCGTTCGCAATCGCTCTTCTGGAAGAAAAAGACGTCGCGATTGTCTTTGGTGCGGCCTTCGGTCTGTCGCCAAACTTCCGCGTCAGCTATGCGACCTCTGATGAGGCCTTGAAAGAAGCGTTGACCCGTATCACCGATTTCTGTGCAAGCCTGACCTAA
- a CDS encoding entericidin A/B family lipoprotein: MTRILMITALFALTACETIEGAGRDISAAGTAIENAAKK, from the coding sequence ATGACCCGCATTCTTATGATCACCGCCCTCTTTGCATTGACCGCATGTGAAACCATCGAAGGCGCGGGCCGCGATATTTCGGCGGCTGGCACGGCGATTGAAAACGCGGCCAAAAAGTAA
- the parE gene encoding DNA topoisomerase IV subunit B, with protein MTDLLAATETEHTYDASSIDVLDGLEAVRKRPGMYIGGTDERALHHMAAEIIDNSMDEAVAGFATRIEVTLLADYSLKVTDNGRGIPIDPHPKFPDKSALEVIFTELHAGGKFSGKAYETSGGLHGVGSTVVNALSDSLIVEVAKNKEVFQQSFMRGVPQGKLEKIGAAPNRRGTTVTFHADDQIFGKHRFKPKRLFTLVRSKAYLFSGVEIRWKSEIDDGETPVEATFHFPGGLSDYLTETLGGSTVYADVPFAGKVEFKEKFNEAGYVEWAINWTPSRDGFIQSYCNTVPTPEGGTHVTGFWAAILKGIKAYGELVGNKKAAQITRDDLLAGGCALVSCFIADPAFVGQTKDRLSTESANKMVENSVRDHFDNWLASNNKSAGAILDFLVLRAEERLRRRQEKETQRKSATKKLRLPGKLTDCSATNREGTELFIVEGDSAGGSAKMARNRKTQALLPLRGKILNVLGAASSKIGTNAEISDLTQALGVGLGTKFNVDDLRYDKIIIMTDADVDGAHIAALLMTFFYTQMRPMIDKGHLYLACPPLFRLTQGAKRIYCVDEAERDAWLEKGLGGKGKIDVSRFKGLGEMDAKDLKETTMDPASRTLIRVTIDEDEPGETSDLVERLMGKKPEKRFEYIQENARFVEELDV; from the coding sequence ATGACCGATCTTCTCGCGGCAACCGAAACCGAACATACCTATGACGCCTCCTCGATCGATGTCTTGGATGGCCTTGAGGCCGTGCGCAAACGCCCGGGCATGTATATCGGTGGCACGGATGAGCGCGCGCTGCATCATATGGCAGCGGAAATCATCGATAACTCAATGGATGAAGCCGTTGCGGGTTTTGCCACACGGATCGAAGTCACTCTGCTGGCAGACTACTCCCTCAAGGTCACAGACAACGGGCGCGGCATCCCGATTGATCCGCACCCTAAATTTCCAGACAAATCTGCGCTTGAGGTGATTTTCACCGAGCTACACGCGGGTGGTAAATTCTCCGGCAAGGCGTATGAAACTTCCGGTGGTCTCCACGGGGTAGGCTCCACCGTCGTAAACGCGCTTTCTGACAGTTTGATTGTTGAGGTCGCCAAGAATAAAGAAGTGTTCCAACAAAGTTTCATGCGGGGCGTGCCGCAAGGCAAATTGGAAAAGATTGGCGCAGCCCCGAACCGGCGCGGCACCACTGTGACATTCCACGCGGATGATCAGATCTTCGGCAAACACCGTTTCAAACCAAAACGCCTCTTCACGCTGGTACGCTCCAAAGCCTACCTCTTTTCTGGCGTGGAAATCCGCTGGAAATCAGAGATCGATGACGGCGAGACACCGGTTGAAGCCACCTTCCACTTCCCTGGCGGCCTGTCGGACTATCTGACCGAAACCTTGGGAGGATCGACCGTCTACGCTGATGTGCCATTCGCAGGCAAAGTTGAATTCAAAGAGAAGTTCAACGAAGCAGGTTATGTGGAATGGGCAATCAACTGGACACCATCGCGTGACGGTTTCATTCAGTCATACTGTAACACCGTCCCAACGCCTGAGGGCGGCACCCATGTCACTGGCTTCTGGGCCGCGATCCTGAAAGGCATCAAGGCCTACGGAGAACTCGTCGGCAATAAAAAGGCCGCGCAGATCACTCGCGACGACCTTCTGGCGGGCGGCTGCGCCTTGGTCAGCTGTTTTATTGCTGACCCGGCCTTCGTGGGTCAGACCAAGGACCGGCTTTCCACAGAGTCTGCCAACAAGATGGTTGAGAACTCCGTCCGCGACCACTTTGACAACTGGCTGGCCTCCAACAACAAATCCGCCGGTGCGATCCTCGACTTCCTTGTGCTGCGCGCCGAAGAACGCCTGCGCCGCCGTCAGGAAAAAGAAACCCAGCGCAAGTCCGCCACCAAGAAACTCCGCCTCCCCGGCAAGCTGACCGACTGTTCGGCCACCAACCGCGAGGGCACAGAGCTTTTCATCGTGGAGGGAGACTCTGCGGGCGGTTCTGCCAAAATGGCGCGCAACCGCAAAACGCAGGCGCTGCTGCCCCTGCGCGGTAAAATCCTGAACGTTCTGGGCGCGGCCAGCAGCAAGATCGGCACAAACGCTGAAATCAGCGATCTGACCCAGGCGCTTGGCGTCGGGCTTGGCACGAAATTCAACGTCGATGATCTGCGCTATGACAAGATCATCATCATGACCGATGCGGATGTTGACGGCGCCCATATCGCGGCGCTCTTGATGACCTTCTTCTACACCCAGATGCGCCCGATGATTGACAAGGGCCACCTCTATCTGGCCTGCCCGCCCCTCTTCCGCCTGACCCAAGGCGCAAAACGCATCTACTGCGTCGACGAGGCCGAACGCGACGCATGGCTGGAAAAAGGCCTTGGCGGCAAAGGCAAGATAGACGTCTCCCGCTTCAAAGGTCTGGGCGAGATGGACGCGAAGGATTTGAAAGAAACCACCATGGACCCTGCGTCACGCACATTGATCCGCGTGACCATTGACGAGGATGAACCCGGAGAGACCTCCGACCTTGTTGAACGCCTGATGGGTAAGAAACCTGAGAAACGGTTTGAATACATCCAGGAGAACGCACGGTTTGTGGAGGAGTTGGATGTTTGA
- a CDS encoding DUF2726 domain-containing protein, with product MELFLVFLVVFLGVLFWREGRKPRRRKHTNVRPINSARRHWGDRNNKGMADPANQLNAISKVNFEKVQILNKSEYRVFVELEKVVDSYAGKYRLMAQTSLGELLKPRMSSGDWKERKEAFASINSKRLDFAVIDENGLLALAIEYQGAGHYQEKAFMRDAVKREVLRRAGVPFLEVKKGTKPSELRSDVEKLLSNKAPWGVPSRR from the coding sequence ATGGAACTGTTTCTGGTTTTCTTAGTCGTATTTTTGGGTGTCCTTTTCTGGCGAGAAGGTCGAAAACCTCGGCGTAGAAAACACACAAACGTTAGGCCAATTAATTCAGCTCGCCGTCATTGGGGTGATCGGAACAACAAGGGCATGGCCGATCCGGCTAACCAGTTGAATGCGATTTCAAAGGTCAATTTTGAAAAGGTTCAGATACTAAACAAATCCGAGTATCGGGTTTTCGTGGAATTAGAGAAAGTCGTTGATAGCTATGCCGGTAAGTACCGATTGATGGCGCAAACCAGTCTTGGGGAGTTGTTGAAACCAAGAATGAGTTCGGGCGATTGGAAAGAGCGCAAAGAGGCCTTCGCATCTATCAATTCCAAGCGTCTAGACTTTGCAGTGATTGATGAAAATGGGTTGCTGGCGCTTGCCATCGAGTATCAAGGCGCAGGCCATTATCAAGAAAAGGCCTTTATGCGCGATGCGGTCAAACGCGAGGTTTTACGACGTGCTGGTGTGCCATTCTTGGAGGTTAAGAAAGGTACGAAACCTAGCGAGCTGCGATCTGATGTTGAAAAGCTGTTAAGCAACAAAGCGCCTTGGGGTGTTCCATCTCGCCGGTGA
- a CDS encoding MATE family efflux transporter: MKYRGHVRALMQLGLPLIGGHVAQFSVGLTDTVMLGWYSVDALAAVVLGSQVFFLAFILGSGFAFAVMPMVAEALAQEDDTTIRRTTRMGMWLSVIYAVALLPVFWWAKPILVAAGQDPMLSEAAQSYLRIMGIGLIPALLVMVLKSYLAALEHTRVVFWITVLAAVVNAFVNYALIFGNWGAPELGITGAAIASLAVQGVMIAGAVVYAAGRLPQYDLFSHLWRPDWEAMGRVFRIGVPIGFTTLAEVGLFAAGALMMGWLGTIPLAAHGIAINLAGLMFMVHLGLGNAATVRAGNALGRGDVEHLARGARTAIFMSLAFAVFSIVVFVTQAEFLISLFLSADEPNYDQIIQIGAVFLLAAAFFQFVDGLQAMALGVLRGVLDTQVPLIMAAISYWIVGVPASYVLGFTLGWEGIGIWIGLGLGLGVAAILLMWRFWAHMVANLRQQAAQRLKPSAI; the protein is encoded by the coding sequence ATGAAATATCGCGGCCATGTGCGTGCGCTCATGCAGCTTGGCCTGCCGTTGATCGGTGGGCATGTGGCGCAGTTTTCTGTAGGGCTGACCGATACGGTCATGCTTGGTTGGTATTCCGTGGATGCGTTGGCCGCCGTTGTCTTGGGTTCTCAGGTCTTCTTTCTGGCCTTTATTTTGGGGTCAGGCTTTGCTTTTGCCGTGATGCCCATGGTGGCCGAAGCTTTGGCGCAGGAAGATGACACCACGATCCGCCGTACCACGCGAATGGGCATGTGGCTCTCGGTGATCTACGCGGTGGCGCTGCTCCCGGTCTTTTGGTGGGCGAAACCCATTCTTGTGGCTGCGGGCCAGGATCCAATGCTCAGTGAGGCGGCACAGAGCTATTTGCGGATTATGGGCATCGGGTTGATCCCGGCGCTTCTGGTTATGGTGCTGAAAAGCTATCTTGCAGCCCTGGAACACACACGCGTGGTGTTCTGGATCACAGTCTTGGCGGCCGTGGTGAATGCATTTGTGAATTATGCGCTCATCTTCGGAAATTGGGGGGCACCTGAGCTTGGCATCACCGGTGCCGCGATTGCGTCACTCGCTGTGCAGGGCGTTATGATTGCAGGTGCCGTCGTCTATGCTGCAGGCCGTCTGCCGCAATATGATCTTTTCTCGCACCTCTGGAGACCTGATTGGGAAGCCATGGGGCGCGTGTTCCGAATTGGTGTGCCAATTGGTTTCACAACGCTGGCTGAGGTTGGGCTCTTTGCTGCGGGTGCCTTGATGATGGGGTGGCTTGGAACCATCCCGCTGGCGGCCCACGGAATTGCCATCAACCTCGCTGGTCTCATGTTTATGGTGCACCTTGGATTGGGCAATGCGGCGACAGTACGGGCTGGGAATGCGCTTGGCAGGGGAGACGTTGAACACCTTGCACGTGGGGCTCGGACAGCGATTTTCATGAGCCTCGCCTTCGCCGTGTTCTCGATCGTGGTCTTTGTCACTCAGGCGGAGTTCCTGATTTCTCTCTTCCTCAGCGCTGATGAGCCAAACTACGATCAGATCATTCAGATTGGGGCGGTTTTCCTTTTGGCCGCGGCATTCTTCCAATTTGTAGATGGTTTGCAGGCGATGGCGCTGGGCGTATTGCGTGGGGTTCTCGATACCCAGGTGCCGTTGATCATGGCGGCGATCAGTTATTGGATTGTCGGTGTGCCCGCGAGCTATGTGCTCGGGTTCACTCTGGGCTGGGAAGGGATCGGCATCTGGATCGGCCTTGGGCTTGGTCTCGGTGTGGCCGCGATCCTGCTGATGTGGCGGTTCTGGGCGCATATGGTTGCGAACCTGCGCCAACAGGCTGCGCAAAGGCTGAAACCCAGCGCAATTTAG
- the ppk2 gene encoding polyphosphate kinase 2: MPATVKTSEKTSENAKPLATVNGQDETSKVLAFEQGEYPYEKRMTRKEYETQKAQLQAELLKVQLWAQETGQKFVMLFEGRDAAGKGGTIKRFTEHLNPRTARVVALNKPTDEERGQWYFQRYIDHLPTSGEIVLYDRSWYNRAGVERVMGFCEPNEYLEFMRQTPDLERMLVRSGIHLYKYWFSVTREEQKSRFASRETDPLKQWKLSPIDKASLGKWDDYTEAKEAMFFYTDTADAPWTVIKSNDKKRARLNCMRHFLNSVEYPGKDHDVVTAPDPLIVASASHVIHRSDHILGKALHPETRRSSA; the protein is encoded by the coding sequence ATGCCTGCGACAGTGAAAACTTCCGAGAAAACCTCAGAAAATGCCAAACCTCTTGCCACAGTGAATGGGCAGGACGAAACCTCCAAAGTGCTGGCCTTTGAGCAGGGGGAATACCCCTATGAAAAGCGTATGACACGCAAAGAGTATGAGACCCAGAAGGCGCAGCTTCAGGCGGAACTGTTAAAGGTTCAGCTCTGGGCGCAGGAGACAGGACAGAAGTTTGTCATGCTGTTTGAAGGGCGCGATGCGGCCGGCAAGGGCGGCACGATCAAACGTTTCACAGAGCATCTCAATCCTCGGACCGCACGCGTTGTCGCGTTGAACAAACCAACGGATGAAGAGCGCGGGCAGTGGTATTTCCAGCGCTATATCGATCACCTGCCAACGTCAGGTGAAATCGTCCTCTATGACCGCAGCTGGTATAACCGGGCCGGGGTAGAGCGCGTCATGGGTTTCTGTGAGCCCAATGAGTATCTCGAATTTATGCGGCAAACACCGGACTTAGAACGCATGCTCGTGCGGTCCGGCATCCATCTCTATAAATATTGGTTTTCAGTCACCCGCGAAGAGCAGAAATCACGCTTTGCCAGCCGTGAAACCGATCCGTTGAAGCAATGGAAGCTCAGCCCGATTGATAAGGCAAGTCTCGGCAAATGGGATGACTACACCGAAGCAAAAGAGGCGATGTTCTTCTACACGGATACCGCGGATGCGCCTTGGACGGTGATCAAGTCCAATGACAAAAAGCGCGCGCGGTTGAACTGCATGCGACACTTCCTGAATTCAGTGGAGTACCCAGGCAAGGACCATGACGTTGTCACAGCGCCTGATCCCCTGATCGTCGCTTCTGCAAGTCACGTGATTCACCGCTCAGACCACATTCTGGGCAAGGCACTGCACCCAGAGACTCGTCGTAGCTCGGCCTAA
- a CDS encoding succinate dehydrogenase assembly factor 2: MSELREHRLKRMKMRSMRRGIKEMDIILSHFADTRLDAMDEAALDHYDALLNENDQDLYQWVSGQADAPAEFKDLIADIASEMVRK; the protein is encoded by the coding sequence ATGTCAGAACTGCGTGAACACCGTCTGAAACGCATGAAGATGCGCTCAATGCGGCGCGGCATCAAAGAGATGGATATCATCCTAAGCCATTTTGCCGACACCAGGCTTGATGCCATGGATGAGGCCGCGCTGGATCACTACGACGCGCTTTTGAATGAAAACGATCAAGATCTCTATCAATGGGTCAGCGGGCAGGCAGACGCGCCAGCTGAATTCAAAGATCTGATCGCAGATATCGCGTCCGAAATGGTGCGAAAGTAG